A stretch of the Nitratireductor thuwali genome encodes the following:
- a CDS encoding UDP-2,3-diacylglucosamine diphosphatase, with protein sequence MDEAMTAATPHRYRTIFISDVHLGSKPAKAEFLIDFLRHHEAETIYLVGDIVDGWRLRRSWHWPQAHNDVVQKLLRKARKGTRIYYIAGNHDEFLRPFQGVHFGGIVVADRIVHEAADGKRFLVIHGDQFDAVVHNVRWLAYLGDKAYDGAILVNRAVGFFRRLMGRPYWSFSSWAKVKVKKAVKFISSFQDILAQEAVRSNVDGVICGHIHHAAIEDIAGVRYMNTGDWVESCTALVEDFDGRFDILSWTGHPALTTAAERGRKRLEAGIRPKPVEVEPA encoded by the coding sequence ATGGACGAAGCGATGACCGCCGCCACGCCCCACAGATACCGCACCATCTTCATCTCGGACGTTCACCTGGGATCGAAGCCCGCCAAGGCGGAATTCCTCATAGACTTCCTGCGCCATCACGAGGCGGAGACGATCTATCTGGTCGGAGATATCGTCGACGGTTGGCGGCTGCGGCGCTCCTGGCATTGGCCGCAGGCCCATAACGACGTCGTGCAAAAGCTGCTGCGCAAGGCGCGCAAGGGGACGAGAATCTACTATATCGCCGGCAATCACGACGAGTTCCTGCGGCCTTTCCAGGGCGTGCATTTCGGCGGGATCGTGGTGGCCGACCGCATTGTCCACGAGGCCGCGGACGGAAAGCGCTTTCTGGTCATCCATGGCGACCAGTTCGACGCCGTGGTGCACAATGTCCGCTGGCTCGCCTATCTCGGCGATAAGGCCTATGACGGTGCCATTCTGGTTAATCGGGCCGTCGGCTTCTTCCGCCGGCTCATGGGGCGGCCCTACTGGTCGTTCTCCTCCTGGGCCAAGGTCAAGGTCAAGAAGGCCGTGAAGTTCATCAGTTCCTTTCAGGACATCCTGGCGCAGGAAGCGGTGCGGTCGAATGTCGACGGAGTGATCTGCGGCCATATCCATCACGCCGCGATCGAGGACATCGCCGGCGTGCGCTACATGAACACCGGCGACTGGGTGGAGAGTTGCACCGCGCTGGTCGAGGATTTCGACGGCCGTTTCGACATTCTGTCATGGACGGGCCATCCCGCGTTGACGACAGCGGCCGAACGTGGGCGCAAACGCCTGGAAGCCGGCATCCGCCCGAAGCCGGTCGAAGTCGAACCGGCCTAG
- a CDS encoding SDR family oxidoreductase has protein sequence MDLGISGKNAIVCASSRGLGRGCAMALAEAGCRVVVNGRSADSVKRTAEEIRDRFSAEVAEVIGDVAEPAVQKALLAACPAPDILVNNNGGPPRRDFRELTREAMLDGVTQNMVVPLELIQAVVDGMAERGFGRIVNITSLSVYMPIEGLDLSSGARAGLTAFLAGVSRTVASSNVTINNILPGKMDTERLQGGIRRGAETSGMSVEQQAKLQMEAIPAKRFGTAEEFGKACAFLCSSHAGYITGQNLILDGGLYTSAF, from the coding sequence ATGGATCTCGGCATCAGCGGGAAGAACGCCATCGTCTGCGCATCGAGCCGGGGCCTCGGCCGCGGTTGCGCCATGGCGCTGGCGGAGGCCGGCTGCCGCGTGGTCGTCAACGGGCGCAGCGCCGATTCGGTGAAGCGGACGGCCGAGGAGATCCGCGACCGCTTTTCCGCCGAGGTCGCCGAGGTCATCGGCGACGTGGCGGAGCCTGCGGTCCAGAAGGCGCTTCTGGCCGCGTGCCCCGCGCCAGACATCCTCGTCAACAATAATGGCGGCCCTCCCCGGCGCGACTTCCGGGAGCTTACGCGCGAAGCGATGCTCGACGGGGTGACCCAGAACATGGTCGTTCCTCTCGAGCTCATTCAGGCCGTGGTGGACGGTATGGCCGAGCGCGGTTTCGGCCGTATCGTCAACATCACCTCGCTTTCCGTGTACATGCCGATCGAAGGTCTCGACCTTTCGTCCGGCGCGCGCGCCGGTCTCACGGCCTTCCTTGCCGGGGTGTCCCGCACCGTGGCGTCCAGCAACGTGACCATCAACAACATCCTGCCCGGCAAGATGGATACCGAGCGCCTGCAAGGCGGAATTCGCCGCGGCGCAGAAACGTCGGGAATGAGCGTCGAGCAGCAGGCCAAGCTCCAGATGGAGGCAATCCCGGCCAAACGGTTCGGAACGGCAGAGGAGTTCGGCAAGGCCTGCGCTTTCCTGTGCTCTTCGCATGCGGGCTACATCACCGGCCAGAATCTCATCCTGGACGGCGGCCTCTACACCAGCGCATTCTAA